The candidate division WOR-3 bacterium genome has a window encoding:
- a CDS encoding PQQ-binding-like beta-propeller repeat protein: protein MSRFVRAGAVWAALFLTFLACGKKETGPRIKWQFTGAAFLNSPALGADGTVYAFSERDTLYALNPDGTVKWRLGLPDTVFYHPSNIFITPVVASNGTIYIFAADGNLYAINPNGTVNWRFPIRTDFPTICGTPALGADGTVYVYAPESLYALSPAGTINWVSYVGGGSCITFPAVAGDSTIYIGADRDLVALNPDGSVKWAADMAPLIHTADRIALGPDGTVYIFGTGLNFQGNLMAFTAEGALRWTCTVLDSNCINVGTPVIGLDGTIYLGSATDAERGRLYAVSPTGQVRWAKQTVSYLQEAYDLTIDAEGTIYTVEGAFDTEGNLKWRYPLGNVVVFSVGAPAIGADGTIYVTSASGLFAFEGNSTGLANSSWPRSRHDNRNSGNVLSP from the coding sequence ATGTCGAGGTTTGTTAGGGCGGGTGCTGTTTGGGCGGCACTGTTTTTAACCTTTCTTGCCTGCGGCAAGAAGGAGACAGGACCGAGAATAAAATGGCAATTCACTGGTGCGGCATTTTTGAATTCACCGGCACTCGGCGCCGATGGCACCGTCTACGCCTTCAGTGAGAGAGACACCCTTTACGCACTCAATCCGGATGGCACGGTAAAATGGCGCCTGGGTTTGCCCGATACCGTGTTCTATCATCCCTCAAACATCTTCATCACGCCGGTTGTGGCTTCAAATGGCACAATCTACATCTTTGCCGCTGATGGTAACCTTTACGCCATCAACCCGAACGGCACGGTCAACTGGCGGTTTCCGATTAGAACGGACTTCCCGACGATTTGTGGCACGCCGGCGCTCGGTGCGGACGGCACGGTTTATGTCTATGCGCCGGAATCGCTCTATGCCCTGTCTCCTGCCGGGACGATTAACTGGGTCAGTTATGTGGGTGGCGGCTCCTGTATAACATTTCCTGCCGTGGCAGGAGACAGCACAATCTACATTGGTGCGGACCGGGACCTGGTTGCCCTGAACCCGGATGGCAGTGTGAAATGGGCAGCAGATATGGCGCCGCTCATACATACCGCAGACCGGATTGCACTTGGCCCTGATGGCACGGTCTATATCTTTGGCACCGGGTTGAACTTTCAGGGCAATCTTATGGCGTTTACCGCTGAGGGCGCTTTGCGCTGGACCTGCACGGTGCTCGACAGCAACTGTATAAATGTCGGCACGCCGGTTATCGGGCTTGACGGCACAATCTATCTCGGCAGCGCCACCGACGCGGAAAGGGGTAGGCTCTATGCGGTTTCGCCAACCGGACAGGTGCGCTGGGCAAAACAGACCGTCAGTTATTTGCAGGAGGCTTATGACCTGACGATTGATGCCGAGGGCACAATTTACACTGTTGAGGGTGCGTTTGACACCGAGGGCAATCTGAAATGGCGCTATCCATTAGGGAATGTCGTGGTGTTTTCGGTCGGCGCGCCGGCAATCGGTGCTGACGGCACGATTTATGTCACCAGCGCCAGCGGACTTTTTGCCTTTGAAGGCAATTCTACCGGGCTGGCAAATTCGTCCTGGCCCAGGTCGCGGCACGACAACCGTAATTCGGGCAATGTTTTGAGCCCGTAA